The Lineus longissimus chromosome 2, tnLinLong1.2, whole genome shotgun sequence genome window below encodes:
- the LOC135503581 gene encoding 14-3-3 protein gamma-like codes for MAKVIPSLDTREQCVRFAKLAEQVELYEDMVNAMKKAVGFKSDEPLSTEERNLLSVAYKNVVGARRSAWRIISSIESKSAEANKEQCHAYKEKIEKELMETCHEVIKLVEDHVLPPLKKIDGNPDISAEEKGRNTEALVFFAKMLGDYFRYTVECKEGDEREQNTKNAGKHYEDAYEKAKADIKPTNPIRLGLALNYSVFYYEILSDPGKACLLAKSAFDDAIAQLDSLPEDSYKDSTLIMQLLRDNLTLWTSENDAGQEDDD; via the exons ATGGCGAAAGTGATACCTTCGTTGGATACCCGGGAACAGTGTGTTAGGTTTGCCAAACTGGCTGAACAAGTCGAGCTATATGAAG ACATGGTAAATGCTATGAAAAAGGCTGTTGGGTTCAAATCTGACGAACCGCTTTCTACTGAAGAGAGAAATCTCCTTTCCGTAGCCTATAAAAATGTTGTTGGTGCCAGACGGTCGGCATGGAGGATCATATCAAGCATTGAATCCAAATCAGCAGAGGCTAATAAAGAACAATGTCACGCCTATAAAGAAAAG ATTGAGAAAGAATTAATGGAAACCTGCCATGAAGTGATCAAACTTGTTGAAGACCATGTGCTACCTcccttgaaaaaaattgatggtAACCCAGACATAAGTGCTGAAGAAAAGGGAAGAAATACTGAAGCACTGGTTTTCTTCGCAAAAAT GCTTGGTGACTACTTCCGTTATACCGTTGAGTGTAAAGAAGGTGATGAGAGGGAACAGAACACAAAAAATGCCGGCAAACATTACGAGGATGCATATGAAAAAGCTAAAGCTGACATCAAACCAACGAATCCCATTAGGCTTGGTTTGGCACTGAACTACTCAGTGTTCTATTATGAGATCCTTAGCGATCCTGGAAAGGCATGTCTCCTCGCCAAGTCTGCTTTCGATGATGCAATTGCACAGCTCGACTCCCTCCCCGAAGATTCCTACAAGGACTCCACCTTGATCATGCAGCTATTGAGAGACAACCTGACATTATGGACCAGTGAGAATGATG CTGGCCAGGAAGATGATGATTGA